The genomic window GCGAGGATGTCGGCTATTTCGGCGGAGTTTTCCGCTGCACGGCTGGACTTCAGCAGAAATACGGGAAGACGCGGTGCTTCGACACGCCGATTTCCGAACTGGGCATTGTCGGTGCGGCGATCGGCATGGCGGCCTACGGCCTCAGGCCCTGCATCGAGATCCAGTTTGCCGACTATGTGTATCCAGCCTTCGACCAGATCGCATCGGAGGCCGCGCGCATTCGCTATCGCTCCAACGGCCAATTCACCTGCCCGATCGTGATTCGCATGCCGACGGGCGGCGGCATCTTCGGCGGGCAGACGCACAGCCAGAGCCCGGAAGCGCTGTTCACCCATGTCTCAGGTTTGAAGGTCGTCGTTCCGTCCAATCCGGTCGACGCGAAAGGTCTGCTGATCGCGGCGATCGAGGATCCGGACCCGGTGATTTTTCTGGAACCGAAGCGGCTCTATAACGGGCCGTTCGACGGGCATCACGACAAGCCTGTCACGCCCTGGTCGAAACATGCCTTGGGCGAGGTGCCGGAAGGGCACTTCACCGTGCCGCTCGGCAAGGCGGAGGTGCGCCGGGCGGGCGCGGAACTCACCGTGCTCGCCTATGGCACGATGACCTATGTGTCGGAGGCCGCCGCTGCCGATACGGGCATCGATGCCGAAATCATCGACCTCAAGACGCTGCTGCCGCTCGATCTGGAAACGATCGTTGCTTCCGTTTCAAAAACCGGACGGTGCGTGATCGTGCATGAAGCGACGCTGACATCCGGCTTCGGCGCGGAGCTTGCCGCGCTCGTGCAGAAGCATTGTTTCTACCATCTTGAAGCGCCGATCACGCGCGTGACCGGCTGGGACACGCCCTATCCGCATGCGCAGGAGTGGGATTATTTCCCCGGGCCCGCACGTGTCGGCCGGGCGATGATCGAGACGATGGAGGGCTGAGGCGATGGGCGAACGCGCAATCAAGCTGCCCGATGTCGGCGAAGGCGTCGCCGAGGCCGAACTCGTCGAGTGGCATGTGAAGATCGGCGATGCCGTGCGGGAAGACGATATCGTCGCCGCCGTCATGACCGACAAGGCAACGGTGGAAATTCCGGCACCCTGCGATGGCGAGATCGCCTGGCTCGGCGCGGACGTTGGCGATGTCGTCGCCGTCGGCTCGGTGATCGTGCGCATCAGGACGGGTGAGGCCGGATCGGACGAAGACCCGACCCCGAAGCCGATGGATGACGGCGCGGAGGAAGCGCTAATCGCTGACGGGCTGAGCGGCGAGGGCGAGGATTTGCCGCCACCGCCTGCAACCGAACCCGAAACAGTCGATACAAAGCCGGCAAAGGATTCTGAGCCGAGGGAGCCAAGCCTCAAACGGCCTACCCGCCCCGTTGCGGCAATCAGTGCCGACAAGCCGCTGGCTTCGCCGGCCGTGCGGCTGCGTGCCCGGGATGCGGGCATCGATCTGCGTCAGGTGGTGGGGTCCGGTCCAGCGGGCCGAATCACCCATGACGATCTCGATCAGTTCGTTGCCAAGGGTCCGAGCGCGGCATCGCCGGCCGGTCTCATGCGACGCACCGATGTCGAGGACATCAAGCTCGTTGGCCTCCGCCGCAAGATCGCGGAGAAGATGGCTATCGCCAAACGCCACATTCCCCACATCACCTATGTGGAGGAAGTGGACATGTCGGCGCTCGAGGATCTGCGGACGGCGCTGAACCGTGACAAGCGCCCCGACCAGCCGAAACTGACGCTGCTGCCGTTCCTCATGCGGGCGATGGTGAAGGCGATCGCTGCACAGCCGCAGTTCAACAGCCATTTCGACGACGAGGCGAACATCATCCACCGCCATGGCGGTGTCCATATCGGCATCGCGGCGCAAACGCCGTCCGGGCTCGTCGTGCCCGTTGCCAAGCACTGCGAGGCGCGGGACCTCTGGGAATGCGCGGCGGAAGTCGGCAGGCTTTCGGACGCGGCGAAATCGGGTACGGCGACGCGCGAGGAGCTTTCGGGTTCCACGATCACGATCACCTCGCTCGGCGCGCTCGGCGGCATCGTGACGACACCCTTGATCAACCATCCGGAAGTCGCGATCATCGGGGTCAACAAGATGGCGATCCGCCCCCATTGGGACGGCACCGCGTTCGTGCCACGGCGCATGATGAACCTGTCCTGCAGTTTCGATCATCGGATCATCGACGGCCATGATGCGGCGGTCTTCGTCCAGCGGATCAAGACGCTGATGGAAACGCCGGCCATGATCTTCGTGGCATGAGGGGGCGGTGATGAAAGACATTTCCTGCAAGCTTCTCGTCATCGGCGCCGGTCCCGGCGGCTATGTCTGCGCCATTCGTGCCGGCCAGCTCGGCATCGATACGGTCATCGTGGAGGCGGTGAAGCCCGGCGGCACCTGCCTCAATGTCGGCTGCATCCCATCCAAGGCGATCATCCATGCGGCCGATCAGTTCGCCGAGACAAAGGCTATGGCGGCCGGCGAAAGCCCGCTCGGCATCACGCTTGCCGAGCCACGCATCGATCTCACCCGTACGATGGCCTGGAAGGACAAGATCGTCGGGCGACTGACGACGGGCGTGGCGGGACTCTTGAAGAAGGCCGGCGTGAAGACCGTGCAAGGCTGGGCGCGGTTTCGCGACGGCAAGACGGTCGAGGTCAAGACCGAAACCGGCGTTCAAGTCATCCGGGCGGAATCGATCGTGATCGCCACCGGCTCGGAATCGGTGCCGTTGCCCGGGCTCCCCTTCGGCGGTTCGGTGATTTCCTCGACCGATGCGCTGGCACTCAAAGCCGTGCCGGAGCGGCTCGCCATCGTCGGCGCCGGCTATATCGGGCTCGAACTCGGCACGGCCTTCGCCAAGCTCGGCTCACAGGTGACCATCGTCGAAGCCGCCGATCGCATCCTGCCGCTCTATGACGGCGAACTGACGCGCCCTGGCGCGAAGCGGCTGGGCGAGCTCGGCATAGAGGTCGTCCTCGGGGCAAAGGCGCGCGGGCTTTCCGGCAAAGGCGATGCGCTTCTGGTTGAGGGGGCACACGGCAACGATCTGCGCATCGCAGCCGACAAGGTGCTGGTGACGGTGGGCCGGCGGCCGCTGACGGAAGGCTGGGGCCTCGAAGAACTCGATCTCGACCGCTCCGGTGCTGCGATCCGCATCGACGAGACCTGCCGCACCTCGATGCGCGGCGTCTACGCGATCGGCGACGTCACGGGCGAGCCGATGCTTGCGCATCGGGCCATGGCGCAAGGCGAAATGGTGGCGGAAATCATCGCTGGCCACCGCCGCGCTTTCGACAAACGCGTGATCCCGGCAGTGTGTTTCACCGATCCGGAGATCGTGACGGCGGGGCTCTCGCCCGACGAGGCGCGTCGCGGTGGCCGCGAGGTCAAGATTGGCCTCTTCCCGTTCCAAGCGAATGGCCGGGCGATGACGATGGAAGCCGAGCAGGGTTTCGTGCGGGTGGTTGCCCGGGCGGACAACCATCTCGTTCTTGGTATTCAAGCAGTGGGGAAAGGCGTTTCGGAGCTTTCCGCTGCCTTCGGCATCGCGATCGAGATGGGCGCGCGGCTGGAAGACATCGCCGGCACGATCCATGCCCATCCGACACAAGGCGAGGCGCTGCAGGAAGCGGCGCTGAAGGCGCTGGGCGCGGCGCTCCATATCTGATGGCCGCGCCATGTCGATGAAACTCCGGTCGCTGACCGTTGCCGGCTATCGCTCGCTCAAGTCGATCCGCATGGAGATCGGCGACGTCAATGTCTTCGTGGGCGACAATGGCGTCGGCAAATCCAATCTTTATCGGGCGCTGCATCTCGCCCAGTCAGCGGCCGAAGGGACGTTCGCGCGCGAAATCGCTGCGGAGGGCGGCATGGCGGCCGTACTCTGGACCGGCACGCGCAAGAAGGGGCGGCCGGTGCGCCTGTCGATCGCCGTCGAACTTATCTACGAGGACACGGCGCTTGGCTGGCGCTACACGATCGATGCCGGCCTGACGCCGCCGATGGGCGCCGGATTTCCGTTCGAGCCGCAGATCAAGGAAGAGCGGCTCTCGATCGACCAGGGCCGGCGTGTCGTGGACGTAATGAAGCGCGCCGGTCAGGGACTGTCCTACCGCGATGCCGACGGGCGGATGCAGGAGTATCCCGTCAGGCTTCTCTCATCCGAAACGGGCTTGGCTGCGCTTGGCGGATCGGGGCTGCATGCGGAAGCGGCGATCGTGCGCGATACGCTTGCCCGGTTCCGCTTCTACCACGGCTTTCGCAGCGACGCCGGGTCGCCCTTGAGGGCAGCATCGCTTGCCGTGACGGCGCCCATGCTCGACATGGACGGCAGCAATCTCGCGGCTGTGATGGCGACGTTGAAACATATCCGTGGCGATACGGTCGATCTCGACCGGGCCGTTGCCGATGCCTTGAAAGGTGCCTGGCTCGACATTCCGCTACCGGATCGCGAAGCGCGCTTCGGCGTCGTCTTCCCGCAATTCCCGCAGCGCGGTTTCTCGGCTGCCGAGTTGTCGGACGGGCAGATCCGGTTCCTGGGCCTTGCCGCAGCCCTGCTTGCCTATCGCATACCGCCCTTCATTGCGCTGAATGAGCCCGAAGCGAGCCTGCATCCGTCTATGCTCTCGCCGCTTGCCGACATGATCGCGCGTGCGGCGAAGGATGCGCAGATCTGGGTCGTCACCCACGCGCCGGAACTGGCAGACCTCATCACGGACCGCACCGGTGTGCGGGCGAAGACGGTGATCCGGCAGGAGGATGGATCGACCTGGATCGAGAGCATGCGTCTGACGGGGCAG from Georhizobium profundi includes these protein-coding regions:
- a CDS encoding dihydrolipoamide acetyltransferase family protein: MGERAIKLPDVGEGVAEAELVEWHVKIGDAVREDDIVAAVMTDKATVEIPAPCDGEIAWLGADVGDVVAVGSVIVRIRTGEAGSDEDPTPKPMDDGAEEALIADGLSGEGEDLPPPPATEPETVDTKPAKDSEPREPSLKRPTRPVAAISADKPLASPAVRLRARDAGIDLRQVVGSGPAGRITHDDLDQFVAKGPSAASPAGLMRRTDVEDIKLVGLRRKIAEKMAIAKRHIPHITYVEEVDMSALEDLRTALNRDKRPDQPKLTLLPFLMRAMVKAIAAQPQFNSHFDDEANIIHRHGGVHIGIAAQTPSGLVVPVAKHCEARDLWECAAEVGRLSDAAKSGTATREELSGSTITITSLGALGGIVTTPLINHPEVAIIGVNKMAIRPHWDGTAFVPRRMMNLSCSFDHRIIDGHDAAVFVQRIKTLMETPAMIFVA
- the lpdA gene encoding dihydrolipoyl dehydrogenase; the protein is MKDISCKLLVIGAGPGGYVCAIRAGQLGIDTVIVEAVKPGGTCLNVGCIPSKAIIHAADQFAETKAMAAGESPLGITLAEPRIDLTRTMAWKDKIVGRLTTGVAGLLKKAGVKTVQGWARFRDGKTVEVKTETGVQVIRAESIVIATGSESVPLPGLPFGGSVISSTDALALKAVPERLAIVGAGYIGLELGTAFAKLGSQVTIVEAADRILPLYDGELTRPGAKRLGELGIEVVLGAKARGLSGKGDALLVEGAHGNDLRIAADKVLVTVGRRPLTEGWGLEELDLDRSGAAIRIDETCRTSMRGVYAIGDVTGEPMLAHRAMAQGEMVAEIIAGHRRAFDKRVIPAVCFTDPEIVTAGLSPDEARRGGREVKIGLFPFQANGRAMTMEAEQGFVRVVARADNHLVLGIQAVGKGVSELSAAFGIAIEMGARLEDIAGTIHAHPTQGEALQEAALKALGAALHI
- a CDS encoding alpha-ketoacid dehydrogenase subunit beta; translated protein: MARMSMIEAIRSAMDVSMERNDDVVVFGEDVGYFGGVFRCTAGLQQKYGKTRCFDTPISELGIVGAAIGMAAYGLRPCIEIQFADYVYPAFDQIASEAARIRYRSNGQFTCPIVIRMPTGGGIFGGQTHSQSPEALFTHVSGLKVVVPSNPVDAKGLLIAAIEDPDPVIFLEPKRLYNGPFDGHHDKPVTPWSKHALGEVPEGHFTVPLGKAEVRRAGAELTVLAYGTMTYVSEAAAADTGIDAEIIDLKTLLPLDLETIVASVSKTGRCVIVHEATLTSGFGAELAALVQKHCFYHLEAPITRVTGWDTPYPHAQEWDYFPGPARVGRAMIETMEG
- a CDS encoding AAA family ATPase, producing the protein MKLRSLTVAGYRSLKSIRMEIGDVNVFVGDNGVGKSNLYRALHLAQSAAEGTFAREIAAEGGMAAVLWTGTRKKGRPVRLSIAVELIYEDTALGWRYTIDAGLTPPMGAGFPFEPQIKEERLSIDQGRRVVDVMKRAGQGLSYRDADGRMQEYPVRLLSSETGLAALGGSGLHAEAAIVRDTLARFRFYHGFRSDAGSPLRAASLAVTAPMLDMDGSNLAAVMATLKHIRGDTVDLDRAVADALKGAWLDIPLPDREARFGVVFPQFPQRGFSAAELSDGQIRFLGLAAALLAYRIPPFIALNEPEASLHPSMLSPLADMIARAAKDAQIWVVTHAPELADLITDRTGVRAKTVIRQEDGSTWIESMRLTGQLPDEADEMDDDDA